TCTCTGGCTGGTATTCCGACAACTTTACGGTCTGGGAAACACTTACTGAGGATATCTAAGGCAACTTGGTCATTGACATCTTGAAACTGGGGAACAAGGACAGCCTTGTTGGCAATATAAAAATTAACATAGGAAGCTGCAAGACGTTCACCCGCATAACGCTCTTCTTCACCTTCTTCATAGGTATAGCCTAGCAAATCCTCTTCGGTTACAACTTGATGAAGCGCTGGGATAGGCAATTTATGAATGGTGAAGGGACGCCCTTTTGCATCCGTTTCCTTTTCTAAAAGCTCAAGGTCGGCTGCAGACATGGCATACTGAGGATCGCTTTTGTCGTCTGTCCAAGCTAGAACAAGCTCTGAAGGACCTACAAAGGCTGCAACATTGTCAACGTGTTCATTGGTTTCATCCTGATAAATACCATAAGGAAGCCAAATAACTTTTTCAGCTCCAAGGCTATCTAATAAGGTATTTTCGATTTCCTCTTTACTTAGATGAGGATTGCGACCAGGACTAAGCAAGCAACTTTCAGTCACGAGAATCGTTCCTCGACCATCGCTATGTATTGCACCGCCTTCTAGTACAAAAGGTTTAGCATCATAAACAGGCATTTCCAAGGCCTCAGCAAAACGACTAGCTACTTGGTTATCCTCTTCATAATCTTGATAAAGACCATCGACTGTACCACCCCAGGCATTGAAAGACCAGTCTACTGCCAACTTTTCCCTTTTATCATTGAGGAGAATGGTCGGACCAGTATCACGCGCCCAGGCATCATTTGTCGGAATATCTAAATAAACAACCTTGTCTCCTAGATAGGATTGGGCTTCAGATAGATGATCCTGCTCCACCAAAAGATAAACAGTTTCCCTTTCTGCTATGGTCTTGATAATTTGGCTAAATGCTTTTTTGGCAGCCTTTCCTTGGAAGGGCCATGAACCTGGTCGAGTCGGCCAGATCATGAGGGTTCCATGATGTGGTTCGTACTCTGCTGGCATACGATAGCCTAATTTCTTTGGACTGTCCATCATGATAATCTCCCTTTAAAGTCTTGGTAACCGAAGGCTTTGACTAAACTGCAGTCTCCCTGCTCGTCCATAAGATAGAGACTTGGCAAGCCAATACCGTTAAAAGTATTATTTTTGACAAAGGAGTAAATAGCCATATCTTCGAAATAGAGTCTGTCACCGATTTGGACTGGATTTTCAAAACTATAGTCGCCAATCACATCACCCGTCAGACAAGTATTGGAAGAAAGTCTATAGGTATGGGCTTTTTCCTGAGCCTCAAATCCATTTCTCAAAGGTGGACGATAGGGCATCTCAAGTACATCTGGCATATGGCAGGTCGCGGAGGCATCTAAAACCAAGATCTCCATACTGTTTTCTACAATATCCAATACTTCAGTTGCTAGATAACCCGCATTGAGCGCAATGGCTTCACCCGGCTCGATATAGACCTCAAGATTGTAAGTTTCTCGGATACGCTTGATTTCAGAAATCAGCAAATCCACATCGTAATCTTCTCTTGTGATGTGGTGTCCGCCACCCATATTGAGCCATTTCACCTCATGTAAATAAGGACCAAACTGCGCTTCTACTGCTTTCAAAGTTGTCTCTAAATCATCTGAACCTTGCTCGCAAAGGGTATGAAAATGAAGTCCGTCCACTAAATCCAACAAATCACTAGGAATTTTATCAAGTGTCACACCAAAACGAGAACCTGGTGAACAAGGGTCATAGAGCGCGTGATCTCCTTGGGTTGAACATTGAGGATTGATACGCAAACCGACACTGATACCAGCCGCTCGACAACGAGGACCATGTTTACGCAACTGTCTCTCCGAGTTAAAGACGATATGGTCTGTTATCTCAAGCAATTCCTCCAAGTCCACATCCCTGAAAGCTGGCGCAAAAACATGGACTTCCCCCGGAAATTCTTCTCTAGCCAGCTTCGCTTCATAGAGACCACTTGCAGTTGTACCAGATAGGTACTGGCTAATCAAGGGATAGGTTTTGTAGAGGGAATATGCTTTCTGGGCAAGCAAAACCTTGCAACCAGCTTCTTCTTGTACATATTGTAAAATGCGACAGTTGGCTTCTAACTTTGCTAAGTCAATGACGTAAGCTGGTGTTGGTACTTGTTCTAGCTTCATTAGTCCACCATTTGCGGATTCTCAACCACAACCCAAGGCAAACCATACTCATTCAATGCTTCCATGAATGGATCTGGATCCAACTCTTCAAGGTTGTAAACTCCAGGTTGTTTCCAAGTACCGTTCATCACTAATTTTGTCCCAATCATAGCTGGAACTCCTGTTGTGTAAGAAATAGCTTGTGAACCAACCTCTGCGTAACATTCCTGATGGTCGCAAACATTGTAGATATAGATGGTCTTTTCAACACCGTCTTTGACACCTGTAAAGATACAACCGATATTGGTTTTACCAACTGTGCGTGGACCAAGGCTGGCTGGATCTGGAAGCAAAGCTTTCAAAAATTGGATTGGTACGATTTCTTGACCGTTAAAGTTAATGGTATCCGTACGAAGGAGTCCGACATTTCCCAAGCATTTCATGTGTGTTAGATAAGATTGCCCAAAGGTCATAAAGAAACGAATCCGTTTGACACCAGGAATGTTTTTGGCCAATGATTCAATTTCTTCATGGTGAAGGAGATACATGTCTTTTTGTCCAACTTGAGGGAAATCATACTCACGCTTGATAGACATAGCTTCAACTTCGACCCATTTTCCATCTTCCCAGTAAGAACCTGGCGCAGAAACCTCGCGGAGATTGATTTCTGGGTTAAAGTTTGTCGCAAATGGATAACCGTGATCTCCACCATTACAGTCTAAAATGTCGATATAGTGGATTTCATCGAAGTAATGTTTGAGGGCATATGCTGAAAAGACACTAGTCACACCTGGGTCAAAACCAGAACCAAGAAGAGCAGTTAAGCCAGCTTCTTTGAATTTCTCCTGATAAGCCCACTGCCATGAGTAGTCAAAGTAGGCTGTAAATCCAAGTTCCTTACAACGTTTCTCATAAATAGCACGCCATTCAGGGTCTTCTGTATTCTCAGCCTCATAGTTGGCAGTATCTATATAGTGGACACCTGTCGCCAAACAAGCATCCATGATAGTTAAGTCTTGGTATGGCAGAGCTACGTTCAAAACGGCTTCTGGTTTGTAGCTTTCAATCAAAGCAATCACTTCTTCTACCTTATCAGCATCAAGAGCAGCTGTTTCAATCTTTGTACTTGTTTTGCCTTCTAATTTAGCCTTCAAATCATCACATTTTGACTTTGTACGGCTAGCAATCATAATCTCTGTAAAGGTTTCGCTATCTTGACAAATCTTTGAAATAGCAACTTGGGCAACGCCCCCACATCCAATGACTAATAAACGACTCATTTTTTCCCTTCCTCATCTTCTAAAATATCCTCAACATACTTGGGCAACATAAAGGCACCCACATGTAAGTTTGCAGTGTAGTATTCTGTGAAAAGCTGGCGTTTTTTCCAGCCTTCCTTATCAAAATCTTTGACCGGGTGGTATTTTTTCGATGCAAATCCAAACAACCAATAACCAGCAGGACTGGTTGGGATGTGCGCCTGATAAACCCGACTGATTGGAAAGGCTTGATTGACCTTACGGTGCATACTTCGGCAAGCTGACTCATCTTCGTCAAAGAAAGGACTACCATGCTGATAAATCATGATGCCGTCTTTTTTGAGAGCTCTGTAACTGTTTCCATAAAATTCCTTGGTAAAGAGCCCTTCCGTATGTCCAAATGGATCTGTTGCATCGTTGATGATAATATCGTAGTCATCTTCACAGTTTCGCAAAAAGCGTAGCCCATTTTGGTAGTAAATGGTAACACGAGGATCATCTAGCCCTGCAGCAAAGTCTGGGAAATACTCACGGCAGACCTCAACCAACATCTCATCTGGTTCCACAATATCGATTTGCTCAAGTTCAGGATAGAGGGTTAATACTTGGGCAACACCACCGTCACCACCCCCAATAACCAAGACTTTCTTTGGATTGGGATGCACAGCCATGGGAACGTGAACGGTCATTTCGTTGTAAACAAAATCATCCGCATCTGAGAACAAGACGTGACCATTTAAAATCAGTATTTTCCCAAAAGCTGGCGTATCCAAGACTTCGATATCCTGCCATTCACTTTTTCCAGCATAGAGTTGCTTGGCAGTTCTCAAGGACAATTTCACATCTGGAGTATGAACTTCAGAAAACCATAAATCCATCTAGTTCTCCTTTCTCTTAATGACGTTGATGTGATTGACCTCTGGATCTTCCGTCCCTTGGAGGGAGCAACCACGTTCCTTGGCAAATTGGATATAGTCTACAATTTCTCGTGTAATACGTTCACCAGGAGCCAAAATTGGAATCCCTGGAGGATAGCACATGACAAATTCCCCACAGACATGTCCAACAGAATCAGCCAAGGATAAACTTTCTCTTTCTGAATAGAAGGCTTCTTGTGGAGACAGCACTAACTCTGGTTGGATATATTCTCCAGCTATCAAGTCTTTCCCATCTCTTGAGTAGAGTCTCTTGATATCAGCCAAAGCACCGACCAAACGTTCGATATCTTGGATGCGGTCACCGATGGAAATATAGGCCAAGATATTCCCAATATCCCCAAACTCGATCTGAATATCGTATTCATCTCGCAAGAGGTCATAAACCTCTATCCCTGTTAGCCCAATCCCCTGAGTGTACACTGACAGCTTGGTCACATCAAAATCACAGACTGACACACCGTCTATTAACTCTTTTGAGTAGGCATAGTAACCACCAATAGCATTGATTTCACGACGAGCATACTCGGATAGCTCAATGACTTTCTCAAACGACTCTTTTCCACGAAGAGCTAAGTTGCGACGTGAAATATCCAAACTAGACATTAACAAGTAGGAGGCTGATGTTGACTGAGTCAAGTTGATGATCTGACGAACGTACTCGGGATTCATCTGATTCCCAATAAGTAAAATGGAGCTTTGGGTCAAACTCCCACCAGACTTATGCATAGAGACCGCTGCCATATCAGCGCCAACGTCCATAGCAGATAGCGGCAATTTATCTGTAAAATGCAGATGAGCTCCATGGGCTTCGTCCACTAAAACAAGCATGCCAGCTTCATGAGCCATTTCCGTCAAACCTTTAAGGTCTGAACAAATCCCATAGTAGGTAGGATTGTTGATTAGGATAGCTTTAGCATCCGGATGTTCCTTGATGGCCTGTGCAACACGGTCATTTTCAAGACCTAAAGCGATGCCGATTTTAGGATCTACACTCATCTCGATATAGATGGGAATGGCACCACATAGAACCAGCGCATTGATAGCAGATTTGTGGACATTACGTGGCAGAATAATCTTATCTCCTGCCTTGCAGGTGGAAAGAATCATGGTTTGAACAGATGATGTTGTTCCACCAATCATGAGAAAGGCATGCGCTGCTCCAAAAGTATCAGCTGCTAGTTCCTCTGAATCCCGAATAATCGAAATGGGATGGCCTAGATTATCCAAGGGTTTCATAGAATTGACATCAATGCCAACACATTTTTCTCCCAACAATTCAACAAGTTCTGGATTTCCCCGTCCGCGTTTGTGACCTGGTACATCAAAGGGAACAATCCGTTTCTTTCTTAGCTTAATCAGACCTTCATAAATAGGGGCCTGATTTTGATCTAACTTTTTCAAGACATACTCCTTTACCGTATTTTTAGCTCCTCAAAATGATGAGGGAGACCAAAGGTTGACTTATGAAAAAAGAGCAGGTTTTCACCTGCTCTGCAATCTTCTGACGTGTTTATTTTGGTTTCTGTTGAGTATGTCTGTTCCTGATGTTTCCTAACTCTCTAGTAGCAAATATTACGTACTTTATTGATCGTTTCACAAGATGACGTGTGCTTTCACCACACTAAAATTTATGAATTAGGACAAGCGTCCTAACATCAACTTATAAAAGTAGGCTTTTAACCCTATCAATAATGTGGCTTTTCAACCACGCTTCGGCATTCAACCCTGCCTGTCCGTAGGCATTTTTTACTCGGGTTTATATTTGCTAGAAAACATCTTCTCATTTTCTAAGCCTTATAACTATATCATGTTTACAAGAGCTTGTAAAGTACTTTTTTTGAATTTACTTAAATTTTGTTCGTAAATAGTTGAATTGCTACCAAAAAGTTCATGTTCAACGAACTGGAAACGATTATAAAAGGAACTATTTTTTAGTTCCTTTCAAGATTATTTAATCTTATGCTTATCCATTTTTTCCTGGAAAATTTCTGTAATGATTTGGCGCAATTCTTCTCGTTCCTTCTCAGGAATCTCACCACTTCTCTTGGCAGCTGCATAGAGCTCTGGATGTTCGATGGAAATTCGCTTTATTGTCCGAGTTGTTGCGTGTTTTCTCACAAAAAATGGGATGCGTTTGATCCATTCCTGAGGTACTAGGGCAAGGATTTTCGCAGCAGTTTCCTTATCGCTAATTTCAGATGTTATCAGTCCCTGCTTTATCATTTCCTGTTCTTTTTCAGTAAAATCTTTTAATTCTATGATTCTTCTCCTAGTTAGTAAATGACTCTATGGTAGATTATATACTAATCCTGACCAAAGTACAAATAGAATAACATCAAAAAAACTTAGTAGGTCTTCATTTCACTAATCATCACGCGCTACTTCTCCAACTAGCTCAAAATCTATCATATGGTAGTTTTCATCCAAGCGAATTAAGGAAAAATACTCATTCCAAAACAGGTGGTCACTGGGACTTTTCCACTGGATACCATACCATAGTTGGGTCGAGTCTACAGGATGTGCAGGCGGAACTGACCATAATTTATCACCAAAGGTTGTTCGCATGGTTCCTTCTTCAATTCTAGTCAGTAAATCCACACCATCTAGCTTATAGGAGATAGCTTTTGATTTTGCTGCTTTGATACGATCTTCATCTAGCTTAAACTGGATAATTTTACAGTCCTCTAAAGCAATTTCTTTTGTTTCATCTCCGTATAAGGAAATACTTCCAAGGATTAAACCATCTTTGCCAAGAAGATAGGGAGCATACGACACAGCATTGCTATCTTGATGAAAACCTTTTTCGATAAAAATACTCTTATCAGCCTGATATTTTTTGATTTTCCCCGAAGAAAGAGCCTCATCATAATCGTTACTAAAGCTATCCTCCCCCCTGATATAAATGTCAAAACCTGCTTTTAGAAGGTCGCTCACACTTGTTTGTGTTAGCGTGATCGACTTGTCATCTATCGTCAATTCTGGTGCTTTTGGTGGCAACCCTATCTGACCATAGGCTATCATAAGAAATAAAGCCATCATAAAAGAAACCACAAGTGCAATCATCGCTTTTCCCGTGCGTTTTCTGGCATTAAAAAGTGCCATAATCGGCGGTAGGATGACAATTCTGGCCAAGATAGCATTACCAGTTCCACCCCTACTCATTATTTGGACTACAAAAACACCAGCAATCGCAATCATCGACAAATAAACCAAAAGCTCGCCAAACCCCATCTTGTCTGTACGAGTTTGTTCATTTACTGGCTCATCTAAGACGGATTTCCCATTCACTACCAGCCTTTTGAGGAAGAAATACATTCCGAGTCCAATCCCCAAAAATGCCAATGCAAGAAAAGTTAGCGAACTGATTACAATTATTCTACCCATCTCAATTTTCTCCTTAGTTAATACATTCAACCTTTAATTTCTTTTTCAAGGTTCTATTCGCAATCAGTAGCACAAGCAAAAGAAAGGGCGCTCCATTAAGAACAAATATGGGGAAAGCCTTGATAGCAATCCATAATATCGTCCCTTTTTTCTCAATCCAACTACTCCCCCAATCACCATTGATCAATGGAAATAGTGATTCTATGTAGCCTTGATACCATAGGAAGAATGGATTTTGGGAGCAATTCGCATTCAGCCAGATAATTATCAAGCAAAACAGAATCAAGTAGACCAAACCGACAAATACACTAATCCGTCTGGTGGTCTTTGTCGCCTGTTGACAGATTCTTTCTTTGGCCTCTTGATCAAACCCTTCCAGAGCACTATTCTTGCAAGTTTCTTTTTCAAATCTGTAGAGTAGATACCGATAGAGGTAATCCTTTCGCATATCGCCTTTCATATAAAACCTCGTCTAAAGCTTGGAGAACAAATTAAAAATCTTCTAATTCAAGGAATTGCAGTCTAGATAATTTGTGATTATTGCAGAAGGGTACATAGGGCTTTTTTTTCAGAGCATATCAACATACCATGTTTTTTCATCGCCAAATCCATAGAATTTCTCATCAATCAACCATTTGCCATCAATCAACCTAAGCACAAACTTATGTTTCATTTCCAAAGCTTCCTCATAGTATAGTATGACCGTTGCCAGATCCCTTTTTCGCATGGTAAACCAAACGGAAAAATTCTCGCCTCGTAAATACGAATACTCACTTGGATGGCCATAGGAGTTCCTAGCCCCTTTTAATAAGAGTTTCTCGCTTACACAGCCATCCAGGAGAGCCAGATAGCGTTGATGGTATTCGTCCATCAGTTTCTTCCATTCGGGATGAATCTGATGTGAAGGTATCTTGAGTAGCCTTTTTTCAGCATCGAGTTCCTTGTTGTATTCATAGATTCCTTCTTCCAAAAAGGTTAATTTCTGTAATAATTCCAATAAGAATGTAAGAGTTCATCTACCATTTTTTTGTATTTTTCTGGGGTGCTTTTTAACGTCAGTTCCATTATCTTCTAACCTCGATATTCATGTGTCAGTTCTGCCAATTCTCTATCAGACAGACTACCATCAGTATAGAGTTTTTTCAACAACTTATCATCAAATTCAAAAGAATAATATTCTATCACAAATTCTTTAAACCTATCGTATGTATCAAAGGTGTATCCCAATAACCAAGTTCCGCCGTTATTATTCTCAATGTTATTTTGATGAATGGTACCATCATACCAGATACAAAATGTTGTTTCTTCTCTTTCTTTTAAAGTTAAAAGATTCAGCCATTTTTCATCAATACCTTCATAAATCCTGTCGATAATGTTCTGATTCCATTGGTCAGCTGCAAACTGATTGAGACTATTTTCATGATCAAATCCCTTTATCAAGACCACTTCTTCTGTAAAAATCACATCCAAAGAATCCCCAGCACCGTTATCAATGCTGTATCGGCTAGTGAAGTCCGTTACTTTCTTTCGTATCAATCTCAAATAGTCTTTTGAAGGATCTGTTAAATAATCATCCAAAACATACAAGGCCTCAAGGCTTTTTTGCATATTGTCCCGGTATAAGTGCTTCATATCTCACCTTTTCTACCCATCTTTTCCATTACTTGCTAAAATCGCAATTCTTATAGCGAGAAGAAACAAAGCCTGAAATCGAAATCTGAGGAATATTCCATTCATTAGCTAGGTAAATCCTGCATTCAATTTCATCTCCTTTAGGAGTCCTTGCAATAAATTCGTATCTTCCTAATTCTTCATTGTTTCTATTTCTTTCAATCCTTTCGAAATAGCTTTCTTTAAAAAATTTCTGAAACGCTTCCCAAATCAGCTCAACCTCATTAAGCGATAATTCGACTTTTAGACCATATCCCAATCCAACCTTACATCTCATCTTTCGACCCGTTTCATCAGCTTTGCAAGTTTTTACGCTTCCTTTATTATGAACCCAATCAATACTATCCAATTGATTGATCTTAATAGCTAATAAGTCTTTGAACCCAGTCATTTGTCCTAGAAAATACTTAGATGCAATTTCAAAAATCTCTAAATTCTCCAATGCCATCATCCTCTCTTATAATTTGAACCTTTCTTGGCCAGCTTACACTAGTTTCCTAATCCGCATCTACCCAGAGATGATATTTTTTACAGTCAAGACATTTCAATAGATAGCCACAAACGGATCTATTACCATCCTCGATTAATATTGGATCTTGAAACTCTTTATATATAAAATACTTCTCGTTTTTCTTCTATTATACCACTTAAACGACAAAAGCCTGTAGTTTCAGTGTACTGCAGGCTTACTATGTAGAAAGAAACAATGATGACCACAACATTCATACATTTCAGGTGCTGATATTGATAATATGTTCCTTTGTAGTTTTAGAGATGCAGAAACTTATCTATCAAATAACTCTCAAATGTTTCTATATGATTGGTGTCTAATGCTTACTTAGAAATCTAATAGCAGATTTTTGAGCCTTTTCTATTTTTTCAAGGTCCATATTTTCTACTGCAGAAGATGGTATCCATCTCTTGCCAAATAATATTTGAGCTGCTTCTATCATCATACCGCAAGCATAGAGGTCTTTTTCTTCGGTAATAGCTTGAATAAAACTGGTCTTTACTTCTTTGGATATGATTTCTACTTTTACTCTATGAAAGGACAGTTGCATGAGACTTGCCGCAGACCATGCACGACAAAAAGCATCTCCATCACCTAGCATTTGTCTTGTCAAAAGACCAATTTCTTTTTCTGTTCCTACCCAACCTAAAGCTATGACCACCTTTTGACGAAGAATAGTATTCTTTATATCTAAAAGTGAAATGAGAATAGGAATCAGTTGGTCACAAAGCGACCAATAAAAATCTCGATGCTTTGATTTAGAAAGGATTTCCGCTATAAGATACGCAGTCAATACACTTTGTTTTTCATCTTTAACTTCATCCAACTGTTCAAATAGAAACTCTAATCCATCTCTTCCATGTTTATCAAAGCTACCTTCTAAATGCAGGTTTCTACCTTCATTCCAATCTTTGCAAATCAGTTCATAATGATATGCGATTTCTTGGGAACTACCCAAATTAGCTACAAATTTGATTCTTTTACCAGAAGGAAAGCTTTCTTTTTCCAAGTCAAGATATGCTTTTTGTAAATCTTCTTTATCCATTTTTTGCCTCAAGCTATTTTATTCTTTTAGAAACGTTTGATAAACCTTTTAACAAATAGTGACCATGACATTACCATTGAGCTCTAAAATTTTCTTGTAAAAATCTTTCATTGCTTGGAAATACTCGCAGATTTCTTCTTCAATCTCTTCCTCTTCTTCATCATAATCCCAAATATCAGGATAAAGATCTGCATTTTTACAAGCTTGCATACTAAAATGCGCCATGGCTTCTTCCATATCAAAGTTTTCCAATGCTGAATAAATTTCTGCTACTTTTGTTTTTTCTGTATAAGTAATATATTCTGCGACATTTTCAAGTGGCGTCACACCCAAAATAGCCACGCTCAAAGGATCATTCCGACTGGGGTTTGAAGTACCAACATCTGTAAGCACAAAATGAAGAACATCCCACATTTTATCTATATCAAGTAGAAGTTCTTCTTCCTCTACTATCTCAAATTGATCTTCTTCTTCAGCATTAAAACTTTTCATTTGATGTAAATACTGATCATTGATATATCTATAATTAGCAATCATTCCCATTTGTTTTTCCTCCAAAATTTCTATGTTGAATGACATTTTTATATAAGCTCAATTTCGCCCAGGTTTAGTTTTTGCCTGATTTATTGTATCCTCAGATGTTTTCCCTATAAAGTGTTATAATAAAGGTGTATCTAAAATGTGGATTATAGTTTAAAAAGGAGAATAGCGATGGGCTTTTTTATATTTGCTTTGACTTTTTATTTTATTTTCTTCCTATTCTTAGTCTGTACGATTTATCTCTATTTTAAACTGGCGAATGCCGTTAGCGCCGGCGAAGAAGTTCCTAAGTGGATGTATCAGTTTGGGCAAGGTTTTCAAGGACGCTACCATATTGAATATGAAGATATCACTAATAGGAACGCTCTCAAAGAAGTAAACTTATTTATTTTCTATTTTGTTCTGGCTAATATCATCACTCTAGTGGCACTGTATGTTAAAATGGACAATTTTTCAGCAGCTCTTTATACTTGTTTAAAGGCTCAATTTGCCATTGTTGTAGCAAGTATGCTGTTTAGAAGCCTTATCAACTTAATGTTATTTATAGTAAAGCGTCCAAGGAAAAACCATCACCGCTATTCATCATCTAATGCGGTTGTTGGTGCTGTCTTTTTGACTACTTTCATCTTTACTTTTTGCATCTTCATTACTGGCTTTCCTGCTCAACCTTTTGGAATACAAATCGATAAGACCAATGTGGTGGTCGGAGAAACAAGGGCTTCAGAACTACTGGATCAGGGGTTCAGCTTTACCGGAAAAAATCCTGAGAGCGAGATTGTGAACAAACGCAATGACCACTTCTACTACGGAGAACTGCTTGAAATAGTTCGAGATGGTAAATCTTACGGTCTTATGAGCATTACACCAAAGTGGAAAGACACTGATAAACTCGCGAACTGCGTGGTTACATACTATGAAATCTCAGCAGAGAGCCCGCAACTCTCCCAAGTTAACATCAATAACCAAGACCTCTCCAAACTTACAATCAATGACTTTAAAACAAAGAAATTAACAGATATCTTTTCACTGAAACCTGCTGACGCTAAAGAAGTGAAACAGGACACCTACTTCAGTCTGAGACTGCAAACTGCTGACTATGTGCTATGGAATAGCTATCATTTTGTGGCGAATTTCAATAGTGATCAGTCCCCCTATCGATACGGTGTAAGAGTCCAGCATACAATCTGGGAGTGAGAAAATCCCTACTCCTGATAGGATAATGTAACGCTGTCTATCTCTTTGAAATAGCTCTTCATCTTAAATAAAACTCTTATATTTTTATAGGGAACTCCGTCGCTCTCCTCTTCACTAGTGGAGGGCCTTTTTGTTCCAAGCATATCATACAAATCAGCAGTTAATTCTTTTCTTTTATCAAATTCAAAATAGACATCTCCAATATACATACTTGCTGGATCAGAGATGACAGCCTTCACCAACGTTCCATCTAAAACAGAACATTCCTTATCACTTAGATTTTTCACCTGCACTGTAACTTTTGTATAATACTCTAAACTATTATCATTATAGTCTTTAGACAATATATAGTTTTCGCTATTTTCTCCAGGTTGCAACTTGATCTTTTGAAGTTCTTCTACTGTGGTAGATGATAATTCGAAATGCTTATATAAGCAATCATCGAGTGTATCGCTCCCCAGTACAAAGGAAGTCGTGTTTACTATAAATACAAATCCCTTTGAATTCTCAGGGTGTGTTCGTAGTTGGGGTTCCAATTCTTGACGAATTTTCTCAAAAGGTCTTATGTTTAATTTCCCATTTTCTGCGTTGCAAATTTGTCGATAAATACTGGTATCGATTGAACCATCAAGATTCCTCCTCGAGCTCTTTAATCGAATACCACTGATATCCATTCGTACCCCGAAACAATCAGTTTCTACTAAAATAGGATACTTCAGGCTAGTATAGTTGATAAAGTCCAATATCTTGTCATAGGATTCTTTTAGCTGATCTAAATTTGTTACTTCTGTAGAATAGACAAAATTTACGGGATGCAGATAGGAAAGGAGATCATCACCTAGATTATGATTTTCCTTATATTCCGCAAGAGCTCTTGTGCAGAATGTTTCTTCAAAATCAGAATGAATAAAAGGTGATCCCATTGCTAGCCAATCATGGGACACACTACAAGTAAAGGGAATATTTGGATAATCCTTCAATGTCACAAACCAATAATGGGAATGCCTGGGATCTTCTTTCATCTCATAAGTATTTTCTCCATAGACCTTATTGAGATATCGAACTAGTCGCTCTTTGTCTTCTTTTTGC
Above is a window of Streptococcus oralis subsp. dentisani DNA encoding:
- a CDS encoding HEAT repeat domain-containing protein, whose translation is MDKEDLQKAYLDLEKESFPSGKRIKFVANLGSSQEIAYHYELICKDWNEGRNLHLEGSFDKHGRDGLEFLFEQLDEVKDEKQSVLTAYLIAEILSKSKHRDFYWSLCDQLIPILISLLDIKNTILRQKVVIALGWVGTEKEIGLLTRQMLGDGDAFCRAWSAASLMQLSFHRVKVEIISKEVKTSFIQAITEEKDLYACGMMIEAAQILFGKRWIPSSAVENMDLEKIEKAQKSAIRFLSKH
- a CDS encoding YfbM family protein, which codes for MGMIANYRYINDQYLHQMKSFNAEEEDQFEIVEEEELLLDIDKMWDVLHFVLTDVGTSNPSRNDPLSVAILGVTPLENVAEYITYTEKTKVAEIYSALENFDMEEAMAHFSMQACKNADLYPDIWDYDEEEEEIEEEICEYFQAMKDFYKKILELNGNVMVTIC